The segment CGATCACACTCGGCTTTGGCCTCTTCTAGCTCTCGCTCTAGCTCCTTCACGCGTAAAGCCAGTGCATGTTCTTTCTCTTCAGCCTCGTTCCTCAATGCTTCAAGCTTGCTTCCTTGCTCAACAAGATTCACTATATCCTCCGATGAAGCAACGCGCGATTGCACTTTACTTCTGCCGCCGCTTCTTGTCGGATCCAAATCTTGTTGAAAATCATCAATGGAAGAATAAAGAGATTGACAATGCTCTTGGAGATCAGTAGCAATCGCTAGAAGCTCTCTCTTTGAATCTCTTGggatcttgtttttgttttggaggAACTTTAGAAGTCTTGACACTTTCTTCTCAACTTCTGTAGAGACAACAAGAGAACTAACCAAACCCTTACATAAACAATTTTCAAAGAACTAAAACAAACATTTTCATTGAGCATTTTATTCAAACAAATCTTACCTGTTTTTGCTTGCTCCATTTCCAAGAAATTTGAAATAAACTCTCAGGATGCTTGTTATTGTATCTGCATTTGAAAGTGCAATGAAGATTATCGATCCAAACAAAAAccaggaagaagagagaaaaaattCCTACAAAATCACAAAGAAGAAAACATTTTTTCCAACGTATGCATTGCTTTGAGCAATAACGTGTAGATCAAGTTTTGTCTTAATGTAGTACTCGTTTTGAATTACTTTTTCCCCCAGGACATGCATGAATCAAGAAGAAATACATGCTACACCCATTAATTAGGCCGGCATTAGAGAACAGGTAGGTTCAATTTTTTCACGTTTTCATAATATATGGATCAAATCACAATGCGATGAACCAGCTTTTTTTCTAGGGACGTTGATTTTAGGTACGGAATATAGAACGAGCTGGAATATTGCACATACCCTACGTAACACCACTTTATCTAATATTGTTTGGTCAGAAACAATCGAATCTCagcaaaatcaaaatctctGATACATTGACATTTTGACTTCTTCAGAAAAGGGTTAAAAGAATTACCAGGTAAATCTAAAATTCAAATGGTCCTTTCTCCGCAGTCCTCGGAGAAATCTGATTTCTTTGAATTAGGAAGAGAGAATTTTAgcaaaaagaaagataaatatTAGGGGCTGGTGGTGAtcagaagaaaaaggaaaaaaagaagaagaagaagttaaaTTGAATGGCTTATTTTGGACTctatatttacataaataaaaGCCTTTGTTTGAAAGAACTATCCGGTTTAATCCGGTTAACCAATCTATTAAAAAGCCATAATTAGCTCAAAACCTATGTTTCTCGTAAATACATATTGAAGAAAACTCAGCAAACATTTGCGTACCATTTTCCATTTTTACTATATAACCACTAacgacacacacacacataaagACGTCCAAAAGAGATGGCAAGCAAGTTATAgcgtaaaattaaaaatagctAAGGCTTGTTCGGCTTCATCGAGagtcttttcattttttaaagtcAGCACAATCGCTTCATCCATTACATTCTTTGGTGATAACAGAGCCAGTCATGAGTATTAGGTAAAAGAAAAATTGATCTATAGACCTCCAAAATTATTTTACTTTAATttgttacatttttttataaattatttatagtcttGAAAATTTCATAACCAGTCCTGAGTGACAATACCACATATTACAATGGAATATTGTTACTCaaattttagtcaaaaaaaatattgttactCAAATACATGTTCCTTTCATCTTCAACTTGGATAAACGAATAATatacatttttgaatttttttttttttggtaaaaacgtTGGTATTATTACTAGTTTTCCATGACAAAATGTAAGACACTAGAAGCATATGAGAGAACAAGAACAAAGCTAACTAATCTAACACAACTCTAAGGAAAGACAGCCTCACGTTGGCAAGGACTGAAGCAACACTAAACCAGCAAGCTAAAAGCGTACGCTATGACTGAGACCACATCGGTTCACAACATACCTTTCAATTTGTTATGACTTACTGCGACAAACCGTCAGTCTCAGAGATACCTGCCAATCCATCGTAgatacttcatatatatatacggaCAATTCTCCTAAACagattattttcaaattttcatcacaaaaataaattttaaaaagaaaaataatcaaaatgtttcatttaatacgTAAAAAGAATTtaatatcttaaatatataaatacaaataaataagcaaaaaaaattatagtttcagattatatgttttcaaattcgatttttttttataatttttattttatttaaaaaaaaaattttgtaattcaaaatactttttgaaactatttttcaaatttttaattttaatttttattttataaaattttaaaacttaatctCAAATATCTACCCATTAATTCTAAACTCTAaagtttggattagttaaccatatgagtataagtgtatatttacctatttaataaaatattttggttattttgatttttaaaatctatatttgtgataaaaaaaatttattgctATCCTAAGGTAATTATATTACATTCAAAAATACTTTCAATCTcctttgataatttttttttttttaatttgcatGTGAACATTAACcgtgtataatattttatctcATATGGTATAACAATTTTCATGTATCAGTCCGGAGGTCCATATCAAGATTGTACAGGCTCAGGCCCAGGCCCAGGCCTGTTAGATTGTCTCTTCTCTTACAGTTAGGTTAAAAAGGTGGAGGAGTTCTTCTGACGGCTTGTTACCTTTATTTTGTTGATACCTCCTCCGATTTAAAAGCCAGGACCTGCTTCAAGGACCAAGAAGACCACTACTGGATCAATGGCAACATCTCCGAATGAACCAGATGACACTCTTTCGGCTAGTAGTTTTTTCAACCCACATCTTATGAAAAAGTGGGAAGCTCTTTCATCAGTCAGACACAAACCGAACCCTAACAAAGTGGTATGGACAAACGAGATGTTGAAGGATAGGAAGGTTATCAATCTCGATGCCTGGAATCAAGTTGGAACATTTGATGAGAGGATTCAAATCATCAGAGAAGCTCTAACTTCTCTAACAATTGAGGTAAGTTTTAGATCTGTGGGTGCTCTCATGGTATGTGCTTGGGGTTTAGTTTCTTGTGAAAATCCAAATGAATCTGTGTTTGGTGGATTATGGGAGAGTTCAAAGGCAAGAGAGCTTGAAGAGTACACTAGACTCTCTGATGGAATACTCTGCAAATCATCCAGATGGAGATCCCCTCCTGATGATAAAGATCTGATCCTGTTTACCACAACAGGCAACGGTTTAAACTGGGTGAGAACGGCATGTTTTTACTGCGCTGCAGTGTTGAGACTAGCTACCAAGGAGCATGATGCTCTTGTAAAGGCTTGGTCTTATCTTCCTGAGCATTACCAGAGTTTTTACAAAGCTCCCTTAGAGTTTAGTCTCTCACTGGATCACGAGTGCTTAAAATGTCTGAGGAGACTTCTTCAGAAAAGTACAACAATTCGCAACTCAGTAGCTCCTTTTCTTTTAGCATTCCAAGAGCTTAGTGGATGCAGCAAGAATCGAGCCATCTGCAAAACGTTGTTTGAGAGCCATCTGGGGTTTACAGGACTTCATGCTTATACTCTGTTTATCTCAAACGCTAGTAAACTCGCTGTGCCGCACCATGTGTTTCGTCATGTACTCCGTCATCACGCTGCCGAAGAAGGCCTAGAAACAATCATGGAGATATTAAAACGCTACGAGGATCCTAGCTTAGACGAGGGTGATAGAAAGTCTAAGTGCACATGGATTTACTCTAGGATATTCGACTCAGATATGTTTGGCAGTCTGCAAACGAAGAGGTGTGTGTTTTTAGCAGCTTTACTAGCTGTCATTGCAGATACCATTGGAGGAACATCATCATCAGGAGGAGGCTCAGGTCAAGCTTCTAACATCAAACAGTTGCAAGGGTATATTCAAAACAACCAAGATGATCTTCATCTGTGGGCTGGAAGAATAATTGCATTCTGTAAGGAGTTTAATGAGAAGGAATCAACCAAGAAGTAAATCGACAACTCCTCTACTGTGTACTTTCTAATGACCTACCTAGTTGCTTTTCTTATTCTAGCTTTGTTAAGGGAGATACCGTTTGATATCAATCTTGAAATCATTATGTACTTAAAATGTTCTGCACTTTCAGTTATTGtttaatacataaataaataaataggtGTCCTAATGATAACATCTCTACCAAGGATAGATATATCTCTGCCACTATCATTAGCAATTTACCTATCATTCACTTCTCTAAAATCCTAATTCGAGAGCTTGTTACTAACCTCATCTTCCTACTGAACATCCTTTTGCCAACCATGGCGTCCTTGATCTCCCCTCTTTATCTTCGTACTGCTTCTCAAACATCACCGAAGAGCTTCTTCTATGCTTAGCTTATACTCCATTcctaaacttttttttcatCTATGCCTCAACATAGACCCAACCAAGCCATTAACTGCTTCCTTGCGGTTAAACCCAACTAATGCCTGGCAATTTACCTCCAAAGCTTTCTGAAACTCCATCTCTAAGCATCTCTACTTCATCCCATTTCCCATATCTTGCATACACATTAGAGAGCATAACGTTGTAAACacttcttctctcttcctccTCGTTCTCCCTTATCTTCTCTGCTACAACTTCAGCCAAATGAGCATCCTCGTGAACTTCACAACATGACAATAACGCTCCCCAAATCCCTGAATCAATCGGTCTTCGCAGCGACATTACAAACTCAAATGCTTCTTCCAGTTTTCGAGCCATCCCCATCAGCTTCACGATGTAAACATGATGCTCTGTCCTTGGCTCAACGCCAAACTCCCTCTTCATTCTCATGAACATCTCTTGACCTTCGCGTAAAAGACCGGAATGGCAACATGTACAAAGGAGAGCAGAGAAAGTGACCTCGTCGGGTTTCAACCCCATCTCAAGCATCTCATTGAACATTTCAAAAGCAGAGGATGCGAATCCGTGCAAGCCAAGACCCAAGATAACAGAGTTGAAAGAAATAACGCTCTTCTCTGGAACTTTAGCGAAAAGAGTCATAGCTGAGTCAAGAACCCCGCATTTTGAGTACATGTCTATAAGAGCGGAGCTAACCTTTATATCAAGTTCCAGTCCTTGTCGAATAACATAACTATGCACCTCTTGTCCGTAGAGCGAATTCGATAACTCAGCACAAGACCCTAATACAATCGCAACGAGAACAGAATCTGGCTTCTTACCACTCATTCTCAGCTCATTAAATAGACACAAAGCCTCCTTGTGGTATCCACATTTGGAGTAACCGTTTATCAAAGAAGAACACGCAACTAAATCAGTAGGCTCAGAGATGCCACTAAACACACCACAAGCAGAAGCAATACACTTGCACCTCGAGTACATGCTCACAAGCGCACAACCAACATAAGACTGAGAGTCTAAACCCACTTTCAAACAAAACCCATGAACAGACCGAGCAACGAGTGTTAAACCAGGATCAATCACTCCAGTCATCAAGGCTACCATCGTATAACAATCAGGTCTGTTTCCTTGACGTAACATTATATTAAACATACTGATTCCTTCTTCCCAATATCCACAACTTCCATATCCAGAGAGCATAGCATTCCACAGAGGAACATCTGGCTCTGGTATTGAATAAAACAACTTACTCGCTTCAAACGTTAGGCCAGCTTTTGAATAAGCTTTAACAAGTGTACTGCCGCAAACTCGGTCAAATCCAAGACCAGACACAATAGCATTCCCATGGATACACCTCAATCCCTCTGTATCAAAACTCTCTGAGCAGCCACGAGCTAAGCACGCGTAGGTGAAACTATCTGGCTTCGTATCGGAGCTAAGCATCTGAGAGAAGAGTGAGGAAGCGGGGCCAAGATGATGGGATTTAGCGTAAGCTCGAATAACAGAGTTCCAGAGGAAAACGCTTCTCTCAGGAAATACGTCGAACAGTTTGCGTGCAGAGAGAAGGTCATCGTTTAAGGAGTAGTATCTAACGAGCTGCGTGGCGAAATACGGATCACGCGCGAGTTGGGACTTGGTAACGAAGCTATGCAGCTTCTGTGTATTCAGCTTCGTTTGAAATTTTTTAGAGAACTCGTTGATAATCAAACGTAATTGCGACTGCGATGACATTGCAGAAGCTAGAAAGTGGTATCTAACAAAAGCAATGTTCTTAAAATAGGTTTGCCGCGGCAAATCAtgaatttcttaaaatttaatttatacaacttaaactttttaaaactgttttaaattagttacaacttaaaattaatttaaatcagttaaattaaacaataatagtGTAATCCACAATTCGtctagtttatttttttgtaattcatcaaaataacTCTATAACTAAACTCAAAAAATTGagactaaatatatttttataattcattaatttttataattgtataattcatcaaaataatttttatacttcaacaaaataattttataattaaaagaaTTGAAACTAAAAGAGTAAAAATTACACAACAAAAATAATCAAGAATTGAAACTAAAGTTGCTTGTCGGAAAACTTTTTGTCTTAATTTAAGATTCttgcaaaaaaacaaaaaaacaaaaaaaacaagaagtgTGTGTGTTTTATAAAGCTAAGTTAGCTCAGAGTCTGAAGCAGGACCAGAGAGATGTCTACTCCGTCTTGTATGGCCCAAAGGACTCATAGGGCTCATAGGACTCAAAGGCAATCTTGTATCCTTCCTTGCTTTGCTGTTTCTTCCAAATGGACTTAACGGCAATGACACTTTCGGTGCTGGTCTTGGCTTTACTGGCGATGATCCTGTTGACCGTAAACCTTACAACCATTTAAAAAAGAGTTTAGTCTTTAGAACTAAGGATCATTTTGGTTGTGTAAAATGTAACCAACCTGCGCTTGAGTTTCTTCTGAGTTTGGCCATGTCACCACTTTTCTTTGAAGCTGGTGAGATCTTTTTCTTAGGAGCTTCTGAGTAAAGTGATCTTGTATCCGACTCTGAGTACTCAGATATTGCATCTAAGCACAATGACTTTGTATACTTTGGCGTTGTTGTTGGTGGATCTGAAACGCTTTCTGAAGCAGACTCACCTCCTGTGTCCGAACTCTCTTCTTTGTTCATGTTCAAGTTTGGActcatcttctccttctctgCGACTCTGTACGAGTAAAGCTGGAACGGTATTTGCATCACGGACTCCGCGTGAGACCCTGTCTCGATTGAGAACTTTTTCAAGAATCTTGCTTCCAAGTCCCAGCAATCAACAAGCGGAGTTTGGATTTGGATGTGACCCTGATCCGGATTCACAACTAAGAACTTCTTTACGTAGCGGAGTATCCGGCAAATGGAAGAGAAAGTGGGACGCTGGCTAGGTTCTGAGTGCCAACACCGTTTGATAAGACTAACAAGGTATTTAGGAGAAGGGAATGGGAAGAGAGGTCTATCTCCCCTTCTTATGTTCTTACCCATCTCATCTCCTTGTAGATGACTATCTTCAAATGGTACCTTACCGGTTATAAGCTCAAAACACACCATAGCAAAGCTATACACATCAGCTTTATGAGTAAACTTTGATCTCGGAACTGTTATACCTTTGAGATCTTGTTCCATCTCTGTTAGAACCTCAGGTGCATACCATATCACAGGAGCAGGAGTGGTTGGTCTAGAGGAAGCTCGAGTAAAAGTTTTGACTGAGTTCAAACCGAAACCGGATATCTTGGCGTGGAAGTAACCTTCGGTGTGACTTCTCTCTTTCAAAAGAATATTCATGGGATTCAAGTCTCCATGGAAGATCTCGTTTGAATGAAGATACTCCATGCCTCGGGCGATCTGAAGCATTATATCAATCACAACGGGAACAGAGAAGAGATATCTTCTTCTAGGTCCACAATTCTCCTTCATGTAGCTTTTCAAGTCTTTGTGCATTAACTCCATTACCAGAGAACAttctttcttctctttatcATAGAATCCACATAGGTACTGAAGTATATTCGAGTGACATAGCGATAACAGAGAAGATATCTCCGCATCCAAAGGCTCGAGATCCCCTAAAAAATGTCTCAACACGAAAGAATCACCTAACCATTGAATCTCCTTGTACTGGCCACCACCGCCTAGTCTCCTCCTCACTTGGTAATCTTTAGAGCCAACGAGTATTGAACTCGGGAAGAGCTTACCGTTAAACTGTTCCAAACCGGTCAGTTTCTTCAACAGAAAGTCAGCTAAACGCTTCTCGGTCTTGCCAATCTCATCGCTCTTGGACTTCCTCTTCTGTTGTAACGCCTCAACTAGATTCCACCTGTCTTCTCTCCATGAATTCTCAAAGCGACTACAAATATCCTTGGGAATCAGATACTGTTTCCCAAACCTCCACTGAAACAGCTTAGGATCATTCCACTCTCTATCGTACTTTCTAGAGAAGACAACTCTCCTTCTGTCCATCTCAGAAGGGTCGAGACCAGAGATCTCTCCAGCTGTCTCTATCGCCTCGATGACCGCGGGGAAGTAACAGAACAAGTTGTGTATGTGAAACTCAACACAATCTTTGTTCTGATGAAAGTTGATTACTTTGCCCCACCAATCTTTATTAGACATGCAGCTTCGAACATAGGTTTCGCCTTCTTTAAACACTCTGTATAGCTCTTTCAAAGGCTGTTCAAGGGCTCTCCATTTGGTATGTTTCTCTTCCAGCTTCAAGTTTTGTCTGATCTCTTCGGCTACGGTGTTGAAACCCAAACTGAAAATGTCTAATAACAAACAGCATTGTCTTTGGTTGATCAAGATATCGTCTTGTAATACCATAAGCGCGTTTAAGCTTCCGAGAACCTCGCCGATTTGCCTGAACTGCTCCATCAAATGGCTTTGTACAAAATAACCAACAAAACCGAACTAGGTTTGATCTGCTGATGgctgatccaaaaaaaaaacatgaaaagaatatcataattaaatagagaaaaaaaaatcaatttacatttaaaaccGTTTTATCATTTGAACggacaattaaaaaaaaaacagaagaaagagaaaaaccTGAAATGAAGATCCTTGTTCGTCAAGGATCGATGAATTCTCTTTTGGAATATTTCAAATCACATCGTTGAGTAATCGAATCTGACAGAAAAAAACACACTATATCTCAAAATTATGGGTTGATAACTAAAAAAATTGAGAAGACACCAATCGTTAAAAAGATTGAAGATATTACCTATAATAACTTTGAATCAGAAGAACCTTTCAATACCTAAAGAAATATAATTAGGGTTCAAACTAGGCAAACAAATCTCAAAAAAGTTAGGGTTCCAAATAAAGAAACCAAAACCGATAGGAAAATAGATCTTTTTACCTATAAAATGTAACTTCTAATCAGAAGAGGGCTTCAGAAGAGAAAATTATTTTCCTTTGTTCTCTTTTGGGGTTTGCTGCTTCCGAGTCGTCCTAGAAAAGATTTCCTCAAAGGTTTTCGCTGTCTCCTCTGTAACGGTTTTTTTTTGCAGAGAAcgcagaaaatatattttattattaattgcaTGCAAACTGTAACGTTTTGGTctaagtttgatttggtttgtgTCTGGCCGTTGTTGTCCGCCATTTATGTAGTGTTCCCGTGACTTTCGTcctaataattttatcatacaATGTTTTTTACCATAAATACGTCATGTAATTAATTGGAGTTTAAGGAGTCCTGGGAGCTTGATTTGTGAAAGAGTGTAACTTTTTAAACATTATGTGGATTCTGCAAATATGTATACTctggtttacatatttttattattataaataaagtaaAGTTTTTCATGATACTAGGGAAACATGAAGCAAATAATTAAAACAAGAATAAAAGACTAAAAGTAgtgtatttttgatttttagagCACAAATTACAACATATGGGTTTAGTGCCGCATGTCTGTATAATCGAAGTGTAGAATAATTGATCCCTTTGTTCTGGGGTTTAATAACCTTGTTTGAAAATTTTTGTAGTTGAAATTTACGTTAGATCATCCAATATCCTAGAATGGAAAAATCCTCTTTAAGCgaaatttttctattttatccGGAGGCAAAACCAGTTCGGAAGCAAAAAGTCGTCTgagtaggaaaaaaaaaaagatttgacaTACTATTAATTATCCCTAACATTTttgattttacaaaatttaaaaaatcatgTATGCATGGtattttaaagttatattaCTCTTTTTTAAACACTTTTTTGATACActaaagttatattttacttagGAGTAGAATGTGGAGAATTGTTTTCATTGTTAAACAATATTAGATTTAGATAGAATTAGATTATAAATGATGATGAATAACCAGagatttgaatgaatttttatttaaattaaactaacaagatatttaaaaaaaaaaatcatttcaataACAATAGATTCTACTGACTCCTTATTgacaaattattgaaaattatctaCCAATCTTCTATTACTATAAAGAAGTGTTTGCTTCTCTCACGTTAAGACACGTCACTAAGTCGTTCTCTCCTGGTCTGACGCGTGTCCCATTCCTTCTAAACGCAGCGCTTCATTAATAGGTGATGTTGGGCTTCGTTATATCTATTGTGTAATGGACTGTTGGATTAGACTTTCTTAGGCCTGACGTGGATGAAAGCATCTAATACGCTGCAACGAAGGTACGGAGAACGTCTCTTCCTTACCGTGCGACGGCGATGTGGTGTCGTTTGCGATTCCTCTCGCGGCGAGAAACGGTGTGATTAATGGTTCACTCTTTAATCCCATTGATTCATGTGTCTTCAAAGTGATCTTTAGGTCTCAGAGACGGTGTGAGATTCGGTATAAATATATGTGATATCTCTCACCTTGAACTCAGAGTATACGGTGATATCTTTTTTGACAACATCAGAGAACCCAATCCAAATCCTTTGATGCGAAAGGCTCACGACCAGGTCAAacaagaagtggaagaagatgaagagaagaagaacaagatcgAGACTTTAAAACTCTCTCTAGCTCAACCTGACGTCTCTCTATCACTCATGGCATCAAACACCGTCAAAAACTGAGGGTAAACATCGAGCGAACGGATCTGGTGCGCGGGCGAAGGAACCAACGGATCTGTCCACAGCCGGTTCAGACCCATCGGCGATGACGGCGTTGCGTTCGCTAGAACCCTATCTCCACAAATCCGTCGAGTTCTTCCGACTACTCCTCCTTCCCTTCCGATTTACCGGCTTGCCCGGGGATGGAAGTGTCGCTCTCCGGCGACTCGAGGAAAAAGTGAGAAGAAAACGATGACGTCAGATCGGAGAGGGTTCTATACGACATCGTCTCGAAGTCTATCTCCTCCGCCGCTGTTGATTATTCAAGTAAGGTCCGTGACTGGGAAGAACGAGTCTAAATCACAGGCCTTTATTAGATGTGGCTAATGTACCAAAGTGGTTAAATTACAGGCCCAAATTCTAATTTTGattacatttttaattatagtttatttatttttgaacgCAGTTGAACTCCTGTTTTCTGAAAAGAAGAGATTTAGGAAAAAAATTGGCTCAAGAAACATTGGTCAACATATAGACCGACATGTATTtctaattttgaataaaaatatctatttatCATCAAACTATCTTGACTTGACCTATATATAATCAAACATATACTTGGATTTGAACAGTACTATTACTATCTTTGCCGGATATTTAGAAATACAAGCGATAGTTTTATATAGgttaagataaaaatataatgtttctTTGATACAGCCTAAATAATTTATGTGATAGGATcctaaaattttgatccaaaGGAAAAAGTATAGTGTTTCTTTGAATGTGTGATCGgaaaactgatttttttatagttttgatataaaattattaattcatTGAATGCATAATTATATCAAAGAATCCATGGTCAATGTTTCTCCTTCTAATTTTTTGACCCAAAGTAGTATTTCTCTGAATATATAATCAGAAAACCGTATTGTATTCTGATAGGTTTTCACATGAAGTCACTCAAATATCATagctatataaaataataaaatagttcatTGTCAAAGTCTCCTTCTGAATTTTTGACCCAAACATCTAACAATGAATCAGAATTACATTCAGATAATTaggaaaatatatattgatcttAAAATGTCTCTTTACTCATGTATTAAATTCATGGAAAATATTTATTGCATATTCTAAttggttatttataaataatatatcaacaaatataacaaataattatcagaaaaaaagacaaacaaaaactttttttaaaaaaactatctaATATAACTTCTTCCAATTACTAACACATTCGAAAACAACCATAAAATATTGTCCAGTTTTACTTACAGTACATAAATATTGaagaaaaacaattaattatattGCTCCTAACcttttttgtttcataataggatttgaaaatatcaaaagtgacatgtaaaaacaaaaaatatatacacaattcttaaatataatattttaaatttaatttggtataacatattataaactTAGCAATCACTTGAACTATATGTTGCAAAAATTAAACAGTAGTCTGATTAAAAATTACTGGAGCTTTATTCTACCTTTAGAAACTTAGTTCCATATATATAAACCGGTTTAGAGCCGTAAGTTtaattttaatctttttatttttccaaGTTTAgagattttgttaatttttaaagtgatggtttgatcatgacccctctgaaattattttttggatcaaattaacaattatttgtattaaatgcataaatatttttttaaaagaacactCTTGCATTTGTAGTACTAATAATGTAACcccaaaaaaatgaaagagaaaaaaatcatttttcttaaaatcatCCCAAATGACTCCATAATTAAcaacatcaaacaaaaaaataattaacaacatcaaacaaacaaatacaaaaaacatatataatattttcacaTAAAAGTTCAAAATTGACAATCTTTCATAACACGACAAAAACATCctgacaaatatttttttaagaaaacatgtctaaaataaaaaatccaaCTTACTAATTAAAATATTCAGCACATCACCTAACAACTTGATACGTCAGAACAACAGGAAAACATTCAGGTTCAACGAAACTAACTCTCTCGAAGATGAGAGAATAGTCGCCTTGGTTTGGTCTTGGTGAGACACCTGAACAAACGCTGGAGTTGCTCTCAGAAACAAGTCTCAAGAATAGAGATCTATGGATAGAGAAATAgacaaccaaaataaatataccaCATATAATCCCTAATCCAATAAAATCATCCACCTAATCCATAGCTTAAAACACAAACCATTATCACCCATATCAATTCTATTCGCAATCTAACcacataaataacaaaatataacagCAATAATACAAATCTTAATCGCTAAAAAAtcatatcccgcccgtagggcgggccgaccctagtaacCCCATATTCTCACATAAGTCTTTAAACCTTTTCTACGTCTTGTGTCTTGTTGATAATGTTGATAAGCCATTAGATCTCCCGTTAAGTTCAATTCTCTCGTAGTCAGAATAGAAAGGAAAATAACTCATGGTCCAATAATAAGAAGGGAAAAACTTTGGAGCTCTTATTTGTAGTTTCTGAGATTTCCCGTTATTCATATTGTATGAACACATTCCATCCAAGTCAGCCAGTGTTACGACGTCGTTGCTTGAGAACCCCACAGGTTCGAGCCCTATACTTTTAATCTCTTTCACATTTACCCATGAATCCCCAAAACTCCTCTCCAAAACCCATAA is part of the Brassica rapa cultivar Chiifu-401-42 chromosome A09, CAAS_Brap_v3.01, whole genome shotgun sequence genome and harbors:
- the LOC103838151 gene encoding putative pentatricopeptide repeat-containing protein At1g64310, with amino-acid sequence MSSQSQLRLIINEFSKKFQTKLNTQKLHSFVTKSQLARDPYFATQLVRYYSLNDDLLSARKLFDVFPERSVFLWNSVIRAYAKSHHLGPASSLFSQMLSSDTKPDSFTYACLARGCSESFDTEGLRCIHGNAIVSGLGFDRVCGSTLVKAYSKAGLTFEASKLFYSIPEPDVPLWNAMLSGYGSCGYWEEGISMFNIMLRQGNRPDCYTMVALMTGVIDPGLTLVARSVHGFCLKVGLDSQSYVGCALVSMYSRCKCIASACGVFSGISEPTDLVACSSLINGYSKCGYHKEALCLFNELRMSGKKPDSVLVAIVLGSCAELSNSLYGQEVHSYVIRQGLELDIKVSSALIDMYSKCGVLDSAMTLFAKVPEKSVISFNSVILGLGLHGFASSAFEMFNEMLEMGLKPDEVTFSALLCTCCHSGLLREGQEMFMRMKREFGVEPRTEHHVYIVKLMGMARKLEEAFEFVMSLRRPIDSGIWGALLSCCEVHEDAHLAEVVAEKIRENEEEERRSVYNVMLSNVYARYGKWDEVEMLRDGVSESFGGKLPGISWV
- the LOC108869849 gene encoding probable serine/threonine-protein kinase DDB_G0278665, translating into MEQFRQIGEVLGSLNALMVLQDDILINQRQCCLLLDIFSLGFNTVAEEIRQNLKLEEKHTKWRALEQPLKELYRVFKEGETYVRSCMSNKDWWGKVINFHQNKDCVEFHIHNLFCYFPAVIEAIETAGEISGLDPSEMDRRRVVFSRKYDREWNDPKLFQWRFGKQYLIPKDICSRFENSWREDRWNLVEALQQKRKSKSDEIGKTEKRLADFLLKKLTGLEQFNGKLFPSSILVGSKDYQVRRRLGGGGQYKEIQWLGDSFVLRHFLGDLEPLDAEISSLLSLCHSNILQYLCGFYDKEKKECSLVMELMHKDLKSYMKENCGPRRRYLFSVPVVIDIMLQIARGMEYLHSNEIFHGDLNPMNILLKERSHTEGYFHAKISGFGLNSVKTFTRASSRPTTPAPVIWYAPEVLTEMEQDLKGITVPRSKFTHKADVYSFAMVCFELITGKVPFEDSHLQGDEMGKNIRRGDRPLFPFPSPKYLVSLIKRCWHSEPSQRPTFSSICRILRYVKKFLVVNPDQGHIQIQTPLVDCWDLEARFLKKFSIETGSHAESVMQIPFQLYSYRVAEKEKMSPNLNMNKEESSDTGGESASESVSDPPTTTPKYTKSLCLDAISEYSESDTRSLYSEAPKKKISPASKKSGDMAKLRRNSSAGLRSTGSSPVKPRPAPKVSLPLSPFGRNSKARKDTRLPLSPMSPMSPLGHTRRSRHLSGPASDSELT